A region of the bacterium genome:
CAGTCTCCGCGAGGTTCCAGAATCATGAGTTTGTGCGCCGGAGAGGACCGGTGGCCGAGAGGCGCGCTTCGTCAATCTAGCATGGGCTCCGCGCAGGACCGGTGCCGGATTCCACTCGAGTACCGTAGCAATCGGCGCCCGGGAGGGGCGCCGAGGCCGGCTCTCCTGCTTCCGTAAGGACTGGACGCGTGCGTTCGATGGGCTACCATCGGCAAGAGAGGATGGGCCGATGAGCTCCTGGAGTCTCGAGATCGACGAGAGAATCGCTACGCTGGCCCTCGGCCGGGGCAAGGTCAACGCGCTCAACGAGGAAACCGTCGAGGAGCTCGCGAAGCACCTCCCCATTCTCGCTGCCGACGCCGGTGTCCGGGGCGTGATCCTGACCGGACGCGGCAGCTTCTTCTCTTTCGGATTCGATATCCCGGAGTTCCATTCCTATTCGCGGCAGGACTTTACCCGTTTCCTCGAGAAGTTCACCGGGCTCTACACAGCGCTCTTTGTCTTCCCCAAGCCCGTCGTCGCCGCCCTCAACGGTCACACCATCGCAGGTGGATGCATGCTGGCGCTGGCCTGCGATCGGCGTCTCATGGTGGAAGGGCGAGCTAAGATCTCCTTGAACGAGATTACCTTCGGTGCGTCGATCTTCGCGGGCAGCGCCAGCATGCTGACGAGCCTGGTGGGCCGCAAGAGTGCCGAGACTGTTCTCTTCTCGGGAGCCATGCTCGACGCGGGCCACGCCCAGCAGCTCGGACTGATCGATCAGGTGACCGACCCTGACGATCTCGCCTCTAGCGCCCGGGCCGTGTGCACGAGCCTGGCGGCGGCCGACCCGGTTGCCTTCCGAAGCCTCAAGCGGCTCGTTCGGGGCCCGATCGCCGAGCGCATGAAAGCGCGCGAAGCCGAATCGATCCGCGAGTTCGTGGATATCTGGTACTCGGACGACACCCGGCGGCGGCTCGAGGAGATCCGCATCCGTTCCTGACGAGGAACGGCTCTGAGGTTCAATCGATGACGGAGCGCCGCAGAACCTCGAGCACCCGGACAAGAACGGCCTTGCGCTCCTTCAACATCTCGCGAAACTCCAGGCGGTCGGTATCCGAGATCTCCATCCGTAGGTCGGAGAGATAGCTGTCGAGAACCGTACAGAGGATCTGCCGCTCATTGTCATCGAGGTCGAGCTGGATCACGTGAGCCTCCTTCCCCGGCTTTTCTACGATGCCCGCGCGTTTCGGGCAATACCCGCCGGGGTGGTGTCCTCCCGCCTTCCCCCGGCGCTATGATGATTGACCAATGAAGGCAGTCGCAGAGATCCAGGTCGTTCCGATCGGCGTCGGCGTCTCCGTGCGGGCCCAGGTTCGCCGCGCCCAAGAGCTCATCCGTGAATCGGGCCTCGTCGTGCAGGAGCACTCCTTCGGCACCAATGTCGAGGGCGATCTCGAGGCCATCCTCGACGTCGTCGAGCTCATCCACGAGGTGCTGCACGCCGAGGGAGCTCCGCGGCTCTCGACTTCTATCAAGCTCGGTACGCGCACCGACAAACAGCCCGACCTCGCTTCGAAGCTGCGCTGACGGCATAGCCGGGGCCCCGGGGGTCCACGCGGTTGCGCCCGGGGATCCTCGGCTTGACACTTGGCGAGTCGAGGTGTACTATTGTTCTAGTGGACTAGTACTTACGAACACTCAGGCCTTTCCAGGAAGTCACCGTTTGAAGATCCAGATCGACACTAAGAGCGGCGTCCCCTTCTACCGGCAGATCATCGAGCAGGTCAAGATCGCCGTTGCCCGCGGCCTCCTGAGCCCTGGGCACCGCCTACCGACCGTCCGCCAGCTGGCGGTCGACCTCGCCGTCAACCCCAATACCGTGGTTCGCGCTTACCGGGAGCTCGAGATCGAGCGGGTAATAGACACTCAGCAGGGCTCGGGCACCTTTGTCGGCAAAGAGCGCCCTGAGATCGACGATCTCGAGCGCCGCCGAATGCTCGACCAGATTCTCACCGAACTGCTGGCCCGCGCCTCGTCTTACGGCTTCTCGCCCGAGGATGTCTTCGAGGGCCTGCGCCAGCGCAAGGAGGAACCGTCATGACCCCAAAAACCACCGGCTCCGAATTAGGCAAGGCCCTCTGGGCCCGCTCGCTCGAGAGGTTCGCCACCACGGCGCGCGCGGACCTCCGGTTCGCCCCGCTCAACGTCTTCCTGCTCGTCGTGATCTTCGCGTTCGGCCTGGCGGTCCACCTGAGTCTCTACCCGTTTACGGTCGATGCCGTCGCCCTCTGTCTCGGCTCGGCTTTGGTCCTCGCCATCTGTATCAGGACGGCTCAGGTCTGGGAGGCGGTGGTCATCTTGGGCACGGCCGACTGCCTGCTGATCTACCTCAGGCTCCGACCCGACAGCGAGGTGCTGCTGGTGACCGTGGTGCTGGCGCTGCTGATCGCGCCCTCCGTGCAGATCGCCTATCAATGGGAGAAGGCCGTGGTCCTGCGCTTCGGACGCTTTCGCGGCCTTCGCTCCTCTGGACTCTTTCTGATCTTCCCGGTGATCGACAAAGTGGCCCAGTTCGTCGATCAGCGAATCCGGGTCAGTGACTTCTCCGCCGAGACCACTCTCACTGCCGACACCGTCCCGGTCAACGTCGACGCCATCGCATTCTGGATGGTCTGGGACGCCGAGAAGTCCGTCCTCGAGGTGGAGCACTACGCCAAAGCCGTCATCCTGTCGGCGCAGACCGCGTTGCGCAACGCCATCGGCAAGCACGATCTGGCCGAGCTTCTCTCGGAGCGCGACCGGTTGGGCGGCGAGATCCAGGCAGTTCTCGACGACAAGACCAGCGCCTGGGGAATCACTACGCAGGCGGTGGAGATCCGCGACATCATCATTCCCAAGGGCCTCGAGGACGCCATGTCACGCCAGGCGCAGGCCGAACGTGAGCGCCAGAGCCGCATCATCCTGGGCACCGCCGAAACCGAGATCGCCGAGAAGTTCGCCCGCGCGTCCGAGCACTACCGCGACAACCCGGTTGCGCTCCATCTGCGGGCGATGAACATGGTCTACGAAGGGCTGCGACAGAAGGGCTCGATGATCATCGTCCCCTCCACCGCCGTCGAGACTATGGGCCTCGGAGCTCTTGGTGGGCTGACCGCCTTCGACCACGGCGCGCCCAAGGAGAGCGCCCAGACAACGGAGCCATCCGGGCTTCCCGAAGGTGTCTCGGCAGAGGGCGGTGAGTCGTGAGCCGCTCTCTCGTCAACGCTGCCTCAGACAAGGGGCTCGTTCACTCGCGCACCTCCTCACCGGCACGGACTCGCTCAGATCCCAACAAGCCGTGGCGACTCGCATGGCTCTTGCTGACCATAGCCCTGGCGGCGCACGTGCTCGACGAAGCCCTGACCGACTTTCTTTCGGTCTACAACCCCGCGGTCGCGACTCTTCGGGACACCGTGCCCTGGTTGGCTCTCCCCAGCTTTAGCTTCGGCGCGTGGATCACCGGTCTCGGAATCGGAATTCTCGTGCTGGCGGCGCTCACGCCCCTTGCTCGCGGCGACAGGCCTTGGATGCGGCGCCTGTCGTACGTCTACGGAATCATCATGACGCTGAACGGCCTGGGTCATATGGGCGCCTCGTTGGTGCTGGGCCGCTGGATGCCCGGCGTCGTCTCCTCGCCGTTTTTGCTGGCGGCCGCGCTCTTCCTGCTCGTGAGCGTGCCGGAGCGGCCACAGCCCGCGACGCCCGTCGATCGGGAGAGCTCGGGTCGATGACCAGGGTCCGCTGGTGGCCTGCGGCGGTCATTCTCACTCTGGTGACGATTCGCCTGGCCGTTATCTGGCTCGGCGACGCGCCCAGCACCCAGGCGCGCGTGGTGCCCACGCTCAAGGTTATGGTCCTCGCCGCCGCCCTGTTCTTCATGTGGGCGCTACTGTTTTCGCGGTTGAAGGGCCGCACTCGGTTGGTCATCCTGCTGGTGGTGCTCCTTGCCGGCGGCGTTCTGGGGTCCACGGTCCGGATTACTGGCGTCAGCGGCAACGTGGTGCCCATCCTGGCTTGGCGCTGGGCCGGCGACCAGGCTCTCGAGGATCCCCTTGGACCGGTCTTGGTCACCGACCGAATCTCCCTCCTGGGGGACTATCCACAGTTCTACGGCCCGCGGCGCGATGCCACGCTCCCGGGTCCGCGCCTGGCCCGAGACTGGCGGTCGAGCCCGCCGCGCCAGCTCTGGCGTCGAGACGTGGGTGAAGCCTGGTCGGCCTTTGCCGTCGTCGGTTCTGCGGCGATTACCCAGGAGCAGCGCGGCGAAGAGGAAGTTGTGGTTCGCTATGACCTGGAGTCCGGCCGACAGGTTTGGGTTCATGCCGACCGCACGCGGTTGGAGACGACCGTCGGTGGCAGAGGCCCCAGGGCGACGCCGACGATCGCCGAAGGCCGTGTCTACTCCCTGGGCGCGACCGGCATCCTCAACTGTCTCGATCTCGAAAGCGGTGACCTCATTTGGTCGCGCGACCTAGTCGACGATAATCAGGCGCGTCTCGCCGACTACGGGATGCCGTCGTCCCCGTTGCTGGTCGACGATCTCGTGGTCGTCCAGTTGGCGCGGGTGGGCAGCTCCCTGGTTGCCTACCGCCGGACCGACGGCGAGCCGGTCTGGCGGGCGGGCCAGGACTCGGGAAGCTACAGCTCGCCGATACTGGCCACGGTGGCCGGGATCAGGCAGCTTGTGATCGTCAACCAAAGAAGCATCGCCGGCCATCTGCCCGAAAGCGGCGAAATGCTCTGGCGCGAGGAATGGCTCCATGCGGGCGAAAAGGTCACGCCACCCCTGCTCCTCGGTGACGATCGACTCTTGATCTCGGCGGGCTACGGAGCGGGCAGTCGCCTCTTGCGCCTCCGTGCAGACGGGAGGGGCCTGGCCATCGAGGAGCTGTGGAATAGCCTCCGCTTGAAGTCCAAGTTCGCCTCCATGGTGCTCCACGAGGGCACGGTCTACGGGCTCGACGACGGCATCCTCACCGCTCTCGACCCCGAAAGCGGCGAGCGGCTCTGGAAACGCGGGCGGTACGGTCACGGTCAGATGATCCTGGTCGGCGACCTTTTGTTGATCCAGTCGGAAAAGGGCGATGTGGCATTGGTCGAACCGACGCCGCAGGAGCATCGCGAGCTCGCGCGCTTCGAAGCGCTGAGCGGCAAGACCTGGAACCCACCTGCGCTTGCCGGTCGCCACCTGCTGGTCCGCAACAATCGGGAGGCGGCCTGCTACGAGCTCCCGGTCGAGTCCTGAGTCTTCTTCCTGTCTAGTTGCGGGCCTTCTTCCCTGATGCGATCGAGCGAAGCAACAGAGTAGGTGGCGGCTCCAGCCCACCCCGTCGAGTGTTGACTGGCGTAGGCCCGGTCGGGAACTTGCATACCAGAGGCAGTGGCCGGGGAGCGCCTCCGATTGAGCGCAACCGAAATGTGCGGGATCACCGGCCCTCTCGACGAGCGCGGTGGTCTGAATCGGGGCCACATCTCTGGGGCTCTCTCCGAGTCAGGTGAGTAGGCGCCTTTGAGCAATTGACTCGTCCTTGGAAAGGAGAGGACCATGAACCGACTTGGAATCGTCAGCTGCATCGCCTTCGCGCTCGTGTCGCTCCCCGCAACGATCGCCACGGCCGGCCACCTTCCCCTCGATGCCGTCGGCGCCCTGCACCAGTATTGCGCCGACCAGAGCTTCACGCCCCATAAGAACCTGATCGTCATGCGGCAGGTGATGATGACCGATGAGCTCGCCACCTTCGGCGGGACCCTCTTCGCGGGCATCTACACGCCGCAAGTTCCGCCCTCCGGCGACCCCGGAAGGATTACCGTGCGGGTCAGGGTGAGAAGAGCGGACGGGAGCCGGGAGAAGCTCGGGAAGATGGTCGCGCACCAAGGCGCTGATGGCGTCGCCGAGGCCGAGATGTATCTTCCCGTCGCCATCCGCGAGGGAGACACTGTCCTCTGGAGATGGCGCTTCCGAAACTTCGCCAACCTCGGCGCCGACGAGTGCTTCATGTTGATCGGCGCAACGGTCAGACCGTAATTACGTCGCTTGCGTCGGTAGACCGGCTCGATTCCCTTATCGATCGCGCCGCGGCTGCGGATCCAGGGGCTCGAGCGTCCGCCCGGCCAGTGCCGGATGGTGCGGCGGGATATGGGTGGCTCGAAACACGGAGTACGGCGGATCGCCGGCCGGATTCGGCGCATTGCCGGAGTAAGGATTCAGATAGCTCCAGACGATGTCGCCTTCCCGAGTGACCTCGAAGAAACGACCGTCGGGACCGGAACAGATCAGCGTGTTGCCATTCATCAACCGCTGGGCGCCGGAGATGAAGTCGGCATAGAAGGACTCCGGGGGCTCTGCCGTGTACTGCCAGACCGGCCCCTCCGGAGGAAACGCGCCTCCCGGGTGGCGCCGGTAGCGCCCGTCGGCGTCGACCGGCGGGGCGATCTCGAGCACCGAGGAGTAGCCGTCACCTGGTCGGCCGGCACCGTTGTTGAACACCAGCAGGTTGCCGGCTCCAGGATGGCCCGGCGGGATCCAGCTCGCGTCATGCTGCGCGAAGAGCTGCCGATCCTCGTGGGTGCCCCCGTCGAAGACCTGGGGATTGCCCCAGCGGTACAGAAGGTCCCCACCTCGGCCGGCGCGACCGCCGGTGTGACCGGACGCCTCGCGCGTGCTGGTGGAGTGGTCGAGGATCCAGATCTCGCTGTATTGATTGACGCTGAGGAGGATCTGATCGAGCCGAAGGTTGTAGGCAATCGAGTTGGTGTGGACGAAATCGGCGGCCGCGTCCGCCAGGGTGCCGTCCCGGCCTAGGTAGCCCAGCGCCTTCAGACGGCTCAGCAGTGCCTCACTGGGCCGCTCCGGACCCCGACCGGCATTGAGATCGACGAGCCCGGGGTGCTCACTCAATCTGCCGAAGTTGGCCAAGGCGGGGTCATGGTCCTGGATCAGGTGATCCCAAAGGTGCCACTCCCAGACGACTCGAGCGTCGTCGGGCGGCCGGGGCTCGACCTCCAGCACCGCATCCGGCCAAAGCCCGCCGAGGCCCAGAAGATCGGACCGTCGTCCCGCCCGCCGGGCCTCGCCGGGACTCTTGTTCTCCCAGACGATGAGCAGCACATTGCCGTTCGGCAGCGGTTCAATATCGTGGTGCTGCACCCGGCCCGCGCTCGCCGCCACCCAGTCCCACACCAACTCGCCGTCCCAGTCGAACTCTTGGAGCCGCCCCCCCTGGCCACCGCCCCGGAAGGGCACGCCCGGGTGCCGCGCCGTGCGCAGTAGATGGCCGTTGTTGAGCAGATAGACCGAGACCCCGGGCGGCAGTTCGCTCTCCCAGGTGTGCACCGCCCGCCCCTGCTTGTCCACCAGGTAGGTGACGGTCGACAAGAGCGGCGAGAAGAGAACGTAGCCGTCCGCCGCCCGGCTGTCGAGCTCTCGAGCATCGAGCAAGCCGATCCCTCGCACGCGCTCCACCTTACCGGTGTCGTCGCGTCCGGGCGCACATCCGAGGCCTGTCGCCGCTAGGCATGCCAACAAGAGTCCGGGGATGACGCGGCTGAACGGCCTCAAGCCCGCTCCTCCCGGAGTCGCTACTTCACCACGACCTTCTTGCCGACCTTGAGGTTGTTCTCACGGTCGAGATCGTAGTTGCTCTTGTCCTGATCGGCGACGGTCACCAGATAGTACGTGCCGGGCGGCACGTCCTCCGGCACGGCGGCCTTGAGCCGCGCACCCTTCTTCTTCCCCGCCGCGAGACCGTTGACTTTCGCCTTTCCCAACCACCAGGCGCTCTGATCGAGGGTTTTCTCGGGCGCCAGATAGAAATCCACCGAGGTGGCGAGCGACCGGTCGGGGCTGGCATTCTTCAACTTCGCCACCAGGCGCAGAGTCTCGCCCGGGGCGACACGGCGCGGCTTGGCCTTGGCACGCAAGGTTCGCAGGTCGATGATCTCTCTTCCGGTCAGAATGATCTCGAGAAGCGGTGCGGTCTCGAGAATGTCCAGGTCTCCGCCGGCCGGAACGTCGACCCCGCACGCCGCGACGATCTCGGCGTCCGGGAGCACCAGGATCGCTTGGCCGCCGTAGCCGCTGGCGGCGTAGCCCCAAAGCGGCCTCAGCCGAGGATCATGCAAGAAGAGCTGAAAGAACTCCGGTTCGTACGTCCACCACATGTAGCCGTACCCGCGCCCGACCGCCTCGCTTTGAGAGTACGCCCGGGTGCTCTCCGCGACCCACTCCTCGGGGATGATCTGACGATCGCCCCAGCGGCCGTTCTGCAGGAAGAGCTGGCCGAAGCGAGCCCGGTCTCGAGTCGTCATCCTGAAGGTGTAGCAGGGGTGCTCCGAGAACGGCTCGTAGGCGTAGTGGCAGGTCACCGGCGTGAAGTCCTGCATGCCGATGTGGCGGCCGATCCTGTTCTGAAACTCCTCGAAGATATCGACGCCAGTCTCCTGCCGGAATATCGTGCCGAGGGCGTTGAAGTCCCAGTTGTTGTAGTACCAAAAGGTGTCGGGCGGATGCGAGCCCCGAGGCGGACGCGCAGCCTTCATCTCCGGCGCTTCACAGGCCGCCTCGATGTAGATGCCGGATCTCGCTTTGATGAGATGGCGCACCTTCGCTTGCTTCTCGGCCGGGGTCAATGCCGTCGAGTCGTCGATGTCGAGCTCCTCCAAGGTCATGTCGAGATCGATGTTGCCGTTGGCGACGTGGATGCCGTACAGAGCGCTCAAGAAGCTCTTGCGCATCGAGTGACACCAGAACGGCGAGGTCTCGCGCCCGAAGCTCGCCAGGATCTTGCCCTTGAAGACCATGACGAAGGCCCCGATCGGGGCATCGGGCAGGCCCTGCCAATGCTGCTCGGCGGCCGCGATTGCTGCCGACGAGAAACCCGCTTCTTCCGGACTCCCCCACCTCTCCCAATCTCCATCGGCAGCCTCGGCGGCAGACGAATGGAGCGCGATCGGCCCGATCAGCGTGGCCGCGGTGAGGATCGCGGCGATATGAACTCGGCGCTGTTTGCGCATGTGCCCCTCCTTGTCTGGAGACGCGACATTGGCTGCGATAGTCCGCAAGGGCACGCCGAAGTCGCTGCTGGACGGCCTCTGCATGGTTTCAACGAGCCAGATCGGCTAGATGAGGTGGACGATCTCTCTTTTGCCGGACTCTCCCTGCACTACGTAGGTCGATAGGTGGACCCGAGTCGCCTTGCCCGAGGCGCTGCGGAAGAGCGTCTCGGCCTCGCCAATCGGGCGAAGGAGCATCTGCTCTCGGTTGACCGGCTCTTCTTGCGGCGCGATGTAAGGACAGTTCTGGGCGCAGAAGCGCCCGCCGGCCGGGTCTTGGCCCTTCAGCACCGTCCAGCAGCGCCGGCCGACAATGTCGGAGCTGCTGTAGCCCAAGCGGTTCGTAGCCGCCTCGTTCCAGGCGATCATCCTGCCTTCTGCATCTACCGCGAACGCGGCACCGCTCGCGGTCGCAACGACCTTCGCACCGTTCATGGTCTCTCCTTTCGCGCTTGCGATGGAGCATTACGTGCCGCCCCATCCGCCCTTCGGCAGCTCGGCGGTCTTGCGATCTTCGTGCGGGGAAAGCCGTCGCGGAGGAAGCGAGGACCCGCGGCTTTGCGCCCCTGGGTTTCCCCAGGTATGCCCTTATCGAGGCAATTCAGAATGTTACGCTCTCCTTGCGCGAGCTGCGCCACCCCAACGGGCAGGGGGGTCCAGCCAAAGAGAGGCGCGAATGAAGAAGGGGCTAGTTCGGGCGGCCTCCGGCTTGCGCCGGCGTGTGGCCTGCTGCATAGCCCGACCCAAGCGGGATCGCCACCCTGGGAAAAATGCTCGCTTTCCCGTTTCGCACGGTGTCGCCGGAGCGTCCGTTCGTGGCTCTTTTCGCGGCGTGCGCGCTCTGCATGTCGATGCCTGTGACCACACCGGCCACCGCGCAGGTCTCCTTCACTCGTAACTACGTCGATCTGGCCTACGGCGGCAACGGCCGTCCGGGCTGGGTCCGAGCCGGCGACATGGACGGCGACGGTGACCTCGACATCGTCGCCGGTGGCGGCAACGCTCTTTTCATATATGAGAACGATCCGGCCACGCCCGGCTGGGCGCGCCACGGCACACTCGACGGTACGGGACAGATGGGCGCCAACGGCGCAGTGCTCTTCGACGTCGATGACGATAGCGATCTAGACGTCGTTTGTGCCAAGTACAAGAGCGACCTCGGCTGGTGGGAAAACCCGGGCGGAGTCCTCACGACTGCGTCGTGGACCTTCCACAAGATCTCGACCGAGAGCCGCTACCTGCACGACGTCATCCGGGCCGACCTCGACGGGAACGGCGTTGCCGAGGAGTTCATCGCCAACCTGAACCAGGGCTACTGGAACTCTCGAATAACGATCAAATGGCTGACGCCCGCGGCGGTTCCGACGGACCTGTGGCCGTCACACACGATCGAGGCCGATCGACTCGAGGGTGCTCCCCACGGACACGCCGGTCTCGACACGGGAGACGTTGACGCTGACGGCCACGTCGACGTCTCCTACGCCAACGGCTGGTACGAGGCACCCGACGATCCGGCCGGCTCGTGGACCTGGTACCAGGTCACCGACATCTACGGCATCTCGAACTCCCTCGTCCGGGA
Encoded here:
- a CDS encoding enoyl-CoA hydratase/isomerase family protein, which translates into the protein MSSWSLEIDERIATLALGRGKVNALNEETVEELAKHLPILAADAGVRGVILTGRGSFFSFGFDIPEFHSYSRQDFTRFLEKFTGLYTALFVFPKPVVAALNGHTIAGGCMLALACDRRLMVEGRAKISLNEITFGASIFAGSASMLTSLVGRKSAETVLFSGAMLDAGHAQQLGLIDQVTDPDDLASSARAVCTSLAAADPVAFRSLKRLVRGPIAERMKAREAESIREFVDIWYSDDTRRRLEEIRIRS
- a CDS encoding MTH1187 family thiamine-binding protein; translated protein: MKAVAEIQVVPIGVGVSVRAQVRRAQELIRESGLVVQEHSFGTNVEGDLEAILDVVELIHEVLHAEGAPRLSTSIKLGTRTDKQPDLASKLR
- a CDS encoding GntR family transcriptional regulator codes for the protein MKIQIDTKSGVPFYRQIIEQVKIAVARGLLSPGHRLPTVRQLAVDLAVNPNTVVRAYRELEIERVIDTQQGSGTFVGKERPEIDDLERRRMLDQILTELLARASSYGFSPEDVFEGLRQRKEEPS
- a CDS encoding slipin family protein; the encoded protein is MTPKTTGSELGKALWARSLERFATTARADLRFAPLNVFLLVVIFAFGLAVHLSLYPFTVDAVALCLGSALVLAICIRTAQVWEAVVILGTADCLLIYLRLRPDSEVLLVTVVLALLIAPSVQIAYQWEKAVVLRFGRFRGLRSSGLFLIFPVIDKVAQFVDQRIRVSDFSAETTLTADTVPVNVDAIAFWMVWDAEKSVLEVEHYAKAVILSAQTALRNAIGKHDLAELLSERDRLGGEIQAVLDDKTSAWGITTQAVEIRDIIIPKGLEDAMSRQAQAERERQSRIILGTAETEIAEKFARASEHYRDNPVALHLRAMNMVYEGLRQKGSMIIVPSTAVETMGLGALGGLTAFDHGAPKESAQTTEPSGLPEGVSAEGGES
- a CDS encoding HXXEE domain-containing protein, producing MSRSLVNAASDKGLVHSRTSSPARTRSDPNKPWRLAWLLLTIALAAHVLDEALTDFLSVYNPAVATLRDTVPWLALPSFSFGAWITGLGIGILVLAALTPLARGDRPWMRRLSYVYGIIMTLNGLGHMGASLVLGRWMPGVVSSPFLLAAALFLLVSVPERPQPATPVDRESSGR
- a CDS encoding PQQ-binding-like beta-propeller repeat protein, whose amino-acid sequence is MTRVRWWPAAVILTLVTIRLAVIWLGDAPSTQARVVPTLKVMVLAAALFFMWALLFSRLKGRTRLVILLVVLLAGGVLGSTVRITGVSGNVVPILAWRWAGDQALEDPLGPVLVTDRISLLGDYPQFYGPRRDATLPGPRLARDWRSSPPRQLWRRDVGEAWSAFAVVGSAAITQEQRGEEEVVVRYDLESGRQVWVHADRTRLETTVGGRGPRATPTIAEGRVYSLGATGILNCLDLESGDLIWSRDLVDDNQARLADYGMPSSPLLVDDLVVVQLARVGSSLVAYRRTDGEPVWRAGQDSGSYSSPILATVAGIRQLVIVNQRSIAGHLPESGEMLWREEWLHAGEKVTPPLLLGDDRLLISAGYGAGSRLLRLRADGRGLAIEELWNSLRLKSKFASMVLHEGTVYGLDDGILTALDPESGERLWKRGRYGHGQMILVGDLLLIQSEKGDVALVEPTPQEHRELARFEALSGKTWNPPALAGRHLLVRNNREAACYELPVES
- a CDS encoding serine hydrolase, producing MRKQRRVHIAAILTAATLIGPIALHSSAAEAADGDWERWGSPEEAGFSSAAIAAAEQHWQGLPDAPIGAFVMVFKGKILASFGRETSPFWCHSMRKSFLSALYGIHVANGNIDLDMTLEELDIDDSTALTPAEKQAKVRHLIKARSGIYIEAACEAPEMKAARPPRGSHPPDTFWYYNNWDFNALGTIFRQETGVDIFEEFQNRIGRHIGMQDFTPVTCHYAYEPFSEHPCYTFRMTTRDRARFGQLFLQNGRWGDRQIIPEEWVAESTRAYSQSEAVGRGYGYMWWTYEPEFFQLFLHDPRLRPLWGYAASGYGGQAILVLPDAEIVAACGVDVPAGGDLDILETAPLLEIILTGREIIDLRTLRAKAKPRRVAPGETLRLVAKLKNASPDRSLATSVDFYLAPEKTLDQSAWWLGKAKVNGLAAGKKKGARLKAAVPEDVPPGTYYLVTVADQDKSNYDLDRENNLKVGKKVVVK
- a CDS encoding PAS domain-containing protein, encoding MNGAKVVATASGAAFAVDAEGRMIAWNEAATNRLGYSSSDIVGRRCWTVLKGQDPAGGRFCAQNCPYIAPQEEPVNREQMLLRPIGEAETLFRSASGKATRVHLSTYVVQGESGKREIVHLI